The Streptomyces sp. NBC_00286 nucleotide sequence CCCGGAGTTGAAGCTCACGAAGGTGATGGTGTCCGAGGCCGGCGCCTCCGTCTACTCGGCCTCGGCCTTCGCCTCGCAGGAGCTGCCCGGCATGGATGTGTCGCTGCGCGGCGCCGTGTCCATCGCACGGCGCCTGCAGGACCCGCTGGCCGAGCTGGTGAAGATCGACCCGAAGTCGATCGGCGTCGGCCAGTACCAGCACGATCTGTCCGAGGTGAAGCTGTCCCGGTCGCTGGACGCGGTGGTCGAGGACTGTGTGAACGGCGTCGGAGTGGACGTGAACACGGCGTCCACGCCGCTGCTGGCGCGGGTGTCCGGGATCTCGTCCGGGCTCGCGGAGAACATCGTGGCGCACCGGGATGCCAACGGCCCGTTCAAGTCGCGGTCCGAGCTGAAGAGTGTGGCGCGGCTGGGTCCGAAGGCGTACGAGCAGTGCGCAGGGTTCCTCCGGATTCGCGGAGGTGACGATCCGCTGGACGCGTCCAGCGTGCACCCGGAGGCGTATCCCGTGGTGCGGCGGATGGTGAAGACGGCGGGCAGTGAGGTGGCCTCGCTGGTCGGTAACACGAGCGTGCTGCGCTCGCTGAAGCCGGACGACTTCGTGGACGAGACGTTCGGTCTGCCGACGGTGACGGACATCTTGAAGGAGTTGGAGAAGCCGGGGCGGGACCCTCGGCCGGCCTTCAAGACGGCGACGTTCAAGGAGGGGGTGGAGAAGATCTCCGACTTGGCCTCCGGGATGGTGCTGGAGGGGGTCGTCACGAACGTGGCCGCCTTTGGCGCGTTCGTGGACGTCGGTGTGCACCAGGACGGGCTTGTGCACGTCTCCGCGATGTCCAAGACGTTCGTCAAGGATCCGCGGGACGTGGTCAAGCCTGGGGACATCGTCAAGGTGAAGGTCCTTGAGGTGGACATTCCGCGGAAGCGGATCTCGTTGACGCTGCGGTTGGATGACGAGGCTGCGCCCAAGGAAGCGCGCGGTGGGGGGCGGCCGCAGCGGGGTGGGCGAGCGCCGCAGCAGCAGCGTGGGCAGCAGCAAGGTCGCGGTGGTGGCGGGGGGCGGCAGGCGCCGGCGCCCGGCAACAGTGCCATGGCGGATGCGTTGCGGCGGGCCGGGTTGGTTGACCCTAAGGGGGGTCGGGGGCGCGGGTGAGTGTTCTGGGGGTGGGTGGGTTGGGGGGTTTCTTTTCCCCAAGCCCGCCCCTTCCCGGAACTGGGGGCTGCGCCCCCAGGCCCCCACGGGTTGTGTTTTGGCTGCCGGTCCGTTGTGGCTGGTCGCGCAGTTCCCCGCGCCCCTAGAGGGGCGTCTGTCCGAACCCGGCTCTATAAAATGGGCGTATGTCCGTCTCACGTGTTCTCACTTGGGAAGTTATTGCCAGCACTGGGTACGAGACTGCCTGGGTCGAAGTGGGGGCCGGTGGGCTTACGGCGCGCGGGCGTGCTGTTGGGACGGTGCCGGAGCCGTACTGGATCTCCTACGAGCTCGACACGGCCGACGGGTTCGTGACGCGTCGGCTGTACGTCACCGCTGAGTCCGCGGACGGTACTCGTACGCTCGATCTGCGGCATGACGGAGCGGGACGGTGGACGGCGAACGGTGACCGTCTGCCCGATGTCGACGGTGCTCTCGACTGCGACCTCGGCTCCTGCCCGCTCACCAACACCATGCCGGTGCTACGGCATGGGCTCCATCAGGCGTCCGGGGAACGGGAGTTCCTGATGGCGCTGGTTTCGGTGCCGGAGCTGGACGTACTGCCGTCGCCGCAGACCTACACGCACCTGGGCCAGGGCAAGATTCGCTTCGTGTCCGGGGACTTTCGCAGCGACATCGAGTTCGACGAGGACGGCTTCGTAGTCGATTACCCGGGGATCGGGACACGGCTTGGGCGGTCCGGCGGGTAGGGCCCGTTGGGCCGAGTGCAGTAGCACGAGCGGCTGCCTGGATCTTGGCGGGCGAAGCTGGATTGCCCGGATTCCCCGGGTTCGCGCCGTCGTTCAGGGAGAGCTGATGCCGTCCCCCACTCCATCCCGCCGTCGTTCCCCGCTCGGGCCCCGTCTGGGTGCGGCCTCCCTCATCGCCGTCTGTCTGACCTTGCTGTCCCCGGCCGCCGCCGGTGCCGCCGCGCCGCCCGGACCGCACCCCCGCGGCCCACTCCAGGAGCAGTTGGAGGAGCTGGTGCGCTCGCCGGGTGGCCCGCCGGGTGTCATCGCCGTTCTGCGTGACGGCAGGGACAGGCGGGTCGTCCGGGCCGGGGTCGCGGATCTGGCCACGGGTCGGCGACCCGCCCCTGATGACCACATGCGCATCGCCAGCGCGGCCAAGGCGTTCAGCGGTGCGGTGGCGCTGTCCCTCGTCCAGCGCGGCGAATTGCGTCTGGACGACACCTTGGGCGAGCGGCTGCCCCGTCTGCCCGAGTCGTGGGGCGCCGTTACGCTGCGCCAGTTGCTGAACCACACCAGCGGACTGCCCGACTACTCGCAGGCTCCGGCGTTCGTGGAGACGGTTCAGGCCGATCCCCGGCACCGCTTCGACTCCCGCCGGCTGCTCGACTTCGTCGCCGACGAGCCGCTGCGCTTCCGGCCCGGCTCCCGGTACGAGTACTCCAACTCCGACAACATCGCTGTCGCCCTGATGGCGGAAGCGGCGACCGGCGTCAGGTACGAGCGGCTGCTGAAGGAGTTGGTGTACCGGCCGCTGGGCCTGCGTGACACCAGCCTGCCTCAGGGCTACCGGATGCCGGAGCCCTATCTGCACGGCTACGACGTGAGCCCGCCCGAGCCGCCTGAGGACGTCAGCGAGGTCCTGAGCATGTCCGGCGTATGGGCTTCGGGCGGCATCGTCTCCCCGCCCGCCGACATGACCCGGTTCATCCGCGGCTACGCCGGAGGGCGGCTGTACGGCGACGATGTCGTCCGGGAGCAGCGGCGCTGGATCCCCGGAGCCGCGTCCGAACCCGCCGGGCCGGGGCGTAACGACGCGGGACTCGCCATCTTCCGGTACACGACCCGGTGCGGGGTGGTGCTGGGCCACAC carries:
- a CDS encoding putative glycolipid-binding domain-containing protein, translated to MSVSRVLTWEVIASTGYETAWVEVGAGGLTARGRAVGTVPEPYWISYELDTADGFVTRRLYVTAESADGTRTLDLRHDGAGRWTANGDRLPDVDGALDCDLGSCPLTNTMPVLRHGLHQASGEREFLMALVSVPELDVLPSPQTYTHLGQGKIRFVSGDFRSDIEFDEDGFVVDYPGIGTRLGRSGG
- a CDS encoding serine hydrolase domain-containing protein; this translates as MPSPTPSRRRSPLGPRLGAASLIAVCLTLLSPAAAGAAAPPGPHPRGPLQEQLEELVRSPGGPPGVIAVLRDGRDRRVVRAGVADLATGRRPAPDDHMRIASAAKAFSGAVALSLVQRGELRLDDTLGERLPRLPESWGAVTLRQLLNHTSGLPDYSQAPAFVETVQADPRHRFDSRRLLDFVADEPLRFRPGSRYEYSNSDNIAVALMAEAATGVRYERLLKELVYRPLGLRDTSLPQGYRMPEPYLHGYDVSPPEPPEDVSEVLSMSGVWASGGIVSPPADMTRFIRGYAGGRLYGDDVVREQRRWIPGAASEPAGPGRNDAGLAIFRYTTRCGVVLGHTGNTLGYTQLIAATPDGRRSLTFSATTQINQALKPDLLRQLRAVQENFVCALLRDRG